In a genomic window of Bacteroidota bacterium:
- a CDS encoding DUF2490 domain-containing protein gives MLSPIKFVAICLLFATQVVLAMEPGNWTMFLNQTRIHTKWSLHSEFQYRSFSIAPNTEQLLLRIGLNYHFDPSLLFTAGYARIATSSTSDSFSYDELTQEDRLWQQILLKSNLHRVLFEHRYRFEQRWISKPTNNEFKTRLRYLFRVTVPFNSKQIEPGVVFGSFYNEVFIQPDKVPFDRNRAYLAAGYQFNKVLSLQVGYLIQTVGNQSKQYAQLLLNYTPDLRKPEIKK, from the coding sequence GTGTTATCTCCAATTAAATTTGTGGCTATTTGTTTGCTTTTTGCAACTCAAGTAGTGTTGGCAATGGAACCCGGCAATTGGACCATGTTTCTAAATCAAACTCGAATTCACACAAAATGGAGTTTACATTCTGAATTTCAATACCGAAGTTTTTCAATTGCGCCAAATACTGAACAATTATTGTTACGTATTGGATTAAATTATCACTTTGACCCATCACTTCTTTTCACTGCCGGTTATGCTCGCATTGCTACTTCAAGTACAAGTGATAGTTTTAGTTATGATGAACTCACACAGGAGGATCGCCTATGGCAACAAATTTTATTGAAATCAAATCTTCACCGTGTGCTTTTTGAACATCGTTATAGATTTGAACAACGTTGGATTAGTAAGCCTACTAACAACGAATTTAAAACTCGTTTACGTTATTTGTTTAGAGTTACGGTTCCTTTTAATTCAAAACAAATTGAACCGGGTGTAGTATTTGGAAGCTTTTACAACGAAGTTTTTATTCAGCCCGACAAAGTACCATTCGATCGAAACAGAGCCTATTTGGCAGCAGGATACCAGTTCAATAAAGTTCTTTCGCTACAGGTAGGATATTTAATTCAAACTGTTGGGAACCAATCAAAGCAATATGCACAACTGTTGCTAAATTATACTCCCGATTTACGTAAACCAGAAATTAAGAAATAA
- a CDS encoding tryptophan 7-halogenase has product MNTEKVDVLIIGAGPAGTIAASMIHKKGFKVKIVEREKFPRFVIGESLLPRVMDHLEEAGLLDKIKQAGFQEKFGAKFVRGNEVCDFNFSEQFTKGWNWTWQVPRANFDQLLSQGVAEMGVDVEHQCAVTHIEFNGTNSTTTVIDVNKEEKKIEARYIVDASGYGRVIPRMFNLDKPSNFEPRKTHFVHFRDLKRPEGIDGNRITVVVHQLRTWIWIIPFSNGITSVGFVADPEFYNEYSENFVERMRGIIASNEHTRDRFKDAEMIFEPRTIEGYAISTKQLFGEGYVLCGNATEFLDPVFSSGVTFAMESGNKAGKLVSKFLNNEQVNWQEEYTDYMMQGINTFRTYVSSWYNGDLHEIFFAGTASNPEIKKQICSVLAGYVWDLENPFVKKHERAVKSLAQVIRMGSEAN; this is encoded by the coding sequence ATGAACACCGAAAAAGTAGATGTATTAATTATTGGAGCAGGTCCTGCCGGAACTATTGCTGCCAGCATGATTCATAAAAAGGGCTTTAAAGTAAAAATTGTAGAACGTGAGAAATTTCCTCGCTTTGTAATAGGAGAAAGTTTGCTTCCACGCGTAATGGATCACTTGGAAGAAGCCGGGCTTTTGGATAAAATTAAACAAGCAGGATTTCAAGAAAAGTTTGGTGCCAAGTTCGTTCGAGGTAATGAGGTATGTGATTTCAATTTTTCTGAACAATTTACCAAAGGATGGAATTGGACCTGGCAAGTGCCAAGAGCTAATTTTGATCAACTTCTTTCGCAAGGTGTAGCCGAAATGGGAGTGGATGTTGAACATCAATGCGCAGTTACCCACATTGAGTTTAATGGTACAAATTCAACAACTACAGTTATTGACGTCAACAAAGAAGAAAAGAAAATTGAAGCTCGCTATATAGTTGATGCCAGTGGCTATGGGAGGGTAATACCCCGTATGTTTAATTTAGACAAGCCTTCAAATTTTGAACCGCGTAAAACACACTTTGTACATTTTAGAGATTTAAAGCGTCCTGAAGGTATTGATGGGAACCGCATTACAGTTGTAGTTCATCAATTACGAACTTGGATTTGGATTATCCCTTTTAGCAATGGAATTACCTCGGTTGGGTTTGTTGCTGATCCTGAATTTTACAACGAATATTCTGAAAATTTTGTAGAACGCATGCGCGGAATCATTGCATCCAATGAACACACCCGCGATAGATTTAAAGATGCAGAAATGATTTTTGAACCACGCACCATTGAAGGATATGCTATCAGCACTAAACAATTGTTTGGTGAAGGCTACGTGTTATGTGGAAATGCAACTGAGTTTTTAGATCCGGTATTTTCAAGTGGTGTTACATTTGCGATGGAAAGCGGTAATAAGGCTGGTAAACTTGTAAGTAAATTTTTAAATAACGAACAAGTCAATTGGCAAGAAGAGTATACCGATTACATGATGCAAGGAATAAATACCTTTAGAACATATGTGAGTAGTTGGTACAACGGCGATTTACATGAAATATTTTTTGCCGGTACAGCCAGCAATCCTGAAATAAAAAAGCAAATTTGCTCGGTACTTGCCGGTTATGTGTGGGATCTTGAAAACCCTTTTGTGAAAAAGCACGAACGTGCAGTTAAATCGTTGGCTCAAGTGATACGCATGGGAAGCGAAGCAAACTAA
- a CDS encoding DUF2309 domain-containing protein, whose amino-acid sequence MVTTQVHENPITTATLFNESEVIELLKHYLPTQTPLKDFIHHNSLHAFQKSKFYDAIFQASEIFGFHVTLELNEYRKLIENKRISESSLNRAISEIIAEKDIEKWKQKVLHQSYSETFTPQIGTLRTNWKKHFRIDLDSLVQPLLFRLLCSYLDQGISTWKFPTEKGGFLESLQTLEKNSKISIFKSNRARLLFLNKHTSIKELLDILVGKEEFYTNYLIDLQFSHRGWSGMIAAIESNPSVLLDTKLISLKELILFELLLEIDALETTFGSKFKSLGEFLYGKPTNLFAPKAETELTTVLKILQNAFEWSYYDEVLAGIRAVPNHKTEKIITPTFQAIFCIDERECSLRRHVESCDTQSETLGSPGFFGVEFYFQPQGAKFYDKLCPAPVTPKFLIKESNVSAERPHDVLYDAKVQTLFGGLASTFTLGFAAAMRMFLNLFSPKMSPAISNAFAHMDSSSVLTIENKHLEDRENDLQIGFTLNEMAQRVEALLRGIGLTQNFAPLVYVVAHGSSSANNPHHGAHDCGACSGRPGSVNARVFAAMANHPKVRLQLQQNGITIPSATQFIGALHDTAADEMEFYDESVLSETNLDNHQIHKQTFEKALDLNAKERSRRFASVKTKSPLAKVRQAIKERSVSLFEPRPELGHGTNTLCIVGRRDLTKKLFLDRRAFLNSYDYRSDLEGNFLTGIMRPLGPVCGGINLEYYFSRVDNYKLGAGTKLPHHVMGLFGVANSCDGDLRPGLPLQMIEVHDPVRLLIIVEHFPEVILKSIQSSPDMYEWFINEWVHLIAYHPETKQTYRFKNGGFQLHTVLHSNPASVNETHTIIEQAKEMESNWIVDATLENLPVYTLN is encoded by the coding sequence ATGGTAACGACACAAGTTCACGAAAACCCTATTACTACCGCAACTCTATTTAATGAATCGGAAGTTATAGAGTTGCTTAAACATTATTTACCAACGCAAACACCATTAAAGGATTTTATACACCATAATTCCTTGCATGCTTTTCAAAAATCTAAATTTTATGATGCAATTTTTCAAGCTTCTGAAATTTTTGGATTTCATGTAACGCTGGAATTGAATGAATACCGCAAATTAATTGAAAATAAACGTATTTCAGAATCCAGCTTAAATCGAGCTATAAGTGAAATTATTGCGGAGAAGGATATAGAGAAATGGAAACAAAAAGTTCTACACCAGAGCTATTCAGAAACCTTTACCCCACAAATAGGCACGCTGCGTACAAACTGGAAAAAACATTTCCGCATTGATTTGGATAGTTTAGTTCAACCGCTCTTGTTTCGCTTGCTGTGTAGTTATTTAGATCAGGGAATCTCTACCTGGAAATTTCCTACTGAAAAAGGTGGATTTCTTGAAAGCCTTCAAACCCTCGAGAAAAATAGCAAGATTAGTATTTTCAAATCAAATAGAGCTCGTTTGCTTTTCCTAAATAAGCATACAAGCATTAAAGAACTGTTAGATATACTTGTAGGTAAGGAAGAATTCTATACCAATTACTTAATTGATTTACAATTTAGTCATCGCGGCTGGTCGGGCATGATAGCTGCAATTGAATCAAATCCATCGGTACTGCTTGATACAAAATTAATTTCATTGAAAGAATTAATTCTCTTTGAACTACTTCTCGAAATTGATGCTTTGGAAACTACTTTTGGTAGCAAGTTTAAATCTTTGGGTGAGTTTTTATATGGAAAACCAACCAATTTATTTGCTCCAAAAGCAGAAACTGAATTAACAACCGTATTAAAAATTTTACAAAACGCATTTGAGTGGAGCTATTACGATGAAGTACTGGCAGGTATTCGAGCAGTGCCTAATCATAAAACTGAAAAAATAATTACTCCTACATTTCAAGCAATATTTTGCATCGACGAAAGAGAATGCTCTCTTCGACGTCACGTTGAAAGTTGCGATACTCAAAGTGAAACATTAGGAAGTCCCGGATTTTTTGGAGTAGAATTTTATTTTCAACCACAAGGAGCAAAATTTTACGATAAACTTTGCCCGGCACCTGTTACTCCAAAGTTTTTAATTAAAGAAAGCAATGTTAGCGCTGAACGGCCGCACGATGTGCTGTATGATGCTAAAGTGCAAACACTTTTTGGTGGACTAGCTTCTACTTTTACCCTGGGATTTGCTGCAGCAATGCGTATGTTTTTAAATTTATTTAGCCCTAAGATGAGTCCGGCTATTTCCAATGCTTTTGCTCATATGGATAGTAGCTCTGTACTAACTATTGAAAACAAACATCTTGAAGACAGAGAGAATGATTTGCAAATTGGATTTACACTCAATGAAATGGCTCAGAGAGTTGAAGCATTGCTTCGTGGAATTGGATTAACGCAAAACTTTGCGCCACTTGTTTATGTTGTTGCGCATGGTTCGAGCAGTGCCAATAATCCACATCATGGAGCACACGATTGTGGTGCTTGCAGTGGTAGGCCCGGATCAGTAAATGCGCGTGTATTTGCAGCTATGGCGAATCATCCAAAAGTAAGATTGCAACTTCAACAAAACGGTATTACTATTCCAAGTGCTACACAGTTTATAGGTGCCCTGCACGATACAGCTGCTGATGAAATGGAATTTTATGATGAATCCGTGCTAAGTGAAACTAACCTAGATAATCATCAAATACACAAACAAACTTTTGAAAAGGCTTTGGATTTAAACGCCAAAGAGCGTTCACGAAGATTTGCCTCTGTCAAAACTAAATCGCCTTTAGCAAAAGTACGACAAGCCATAAAAGAGCGTTCGGTTTCATTGTTTGAGCCACGTCCCGAATTAGGCCATGGTACCAATACCCTTTGTATTGTGGGACGAAGAGATTTAACCAAAAAATTATTTCTGGACCGTCGTGCTTTCTTAAACTCCTATGACTACCGAAGCGACCTTGAAGGAAATTTTTTGACCGGTATCATGCGTCCATTAGGTCCTGTTTGTGGAGGTATAAATCTTGAATATTATTTTTCACGCGTTGATAATTACAAATTAGGAGCCGGTACAAAATTGCCTCATCATGTAATGGGATTGTTTGGTGTTGCCAATAGCTGTGATGGAGATTTGCGACCTGGATTACCATTGCAAATGATTGAAGTACACGATCCGGTAAGGTTGTTAATTATAGTTGAACATTTTCCGGAAGTGATTTTAAAATCCATACAATCTAGTCCTGATATGTATGAATGGTTTATTAACGAATGGGTTCATTTAATTGCATATCATCCGGAAACAAAGCAAACTTATCGATTCAAAAACGGCGGGTTTCAATTACATACAGTTTTACATTCTAATCCGGCTTCGGTAAATGAAACACATACAATAATAGAGCAGGCTAAAGAAATGGAAAGTAATTGGATCGTAGATGCTACACTTGAAAATTTGCCGGTTTATACTTTAAACTAA
- a CDS encoding PorT family protein — MKTLLQLLHQLIYKKRILFFVLFSLLLISSVFSKGKEWKYGLECNLNFANQIAYNPLNMENESYDWNYLTTYGFHALMHYQPYKHWAFTGKFGYNKKGFIQPNPTYFRTTGDTTINPSVTSDISNKNKFHYLDLQVLANYYIGKKAVKPFINAGVAVNYLLSKNLGSAEWFDIKGNQYYDYNSYKKMALSLIGGVGILVNGKFYLGMSTAYDITKSVATSKLAVKNHLYSIQLGVTLQQLFKKY; from the coding sequence ATGAAAACACTACTTCAACTACTGCATCAGCTGATTTACAAAAAGCGAATATTATTTTTTGTTCTCTTTTCATTGCTGCTTATTTCAAGTGTATTTTCAAAAGGTAAAGAATGGAAATATGGCCTCGAATGCAATTTAAATTTTGCGAATCAAATTGCTTACAATCCATTAAACATGGAAAATGAAAGTTACGATTGGAACTATTTAACTACTTACGGGTTTCATGCCTTGATGCATTACCAGCCATACAAACACTGGGCATTTACCGGAAAATTTGGATATAACAAAAAGGGCTTTATTCAACCTAATCCTACGTATTTTAGAACTACCGGCGACACCACGATTAATCCATCGGTTACTTCCGACATTAGTAATAAGAATAAATTTCATTACCTCGATTTGCAAGTTTTAGCGAATTACTATATAGGTAAGAAGGCTGTTAAACCTTTCATCAATGCAGGTGTTGCTGTAAATTATTTACTGTCTAAAAATTTAGGAAGTGCTGAATGGTTTGATATTAAAGGAAATCAATACTATGACTACAATTCCTATAAAAAAATGGCACTGTCCTTAATTGGTGGTGTAGGAATTTTAGTGAATGGTAAATTTTACTTAGGTATGTCAACTGCTTATGATATTACAAAGAGTGTTGCAACAAGCAAACTTGCTGTAAAGAACCACTTGTATTCAATTCAACTTGGAGTAACCTTACAACAGTTATTCAAAAAATATTAA
- a CDS encoding methylmalonyl-CoA mutase, translating into MEEKQRKDKFVTDSGLEIKACYTADDLSSANKKEKDLPGKFPFTRGVQETMYRSKLWTMRQYAGFSTAEESNKRYHYLLKNGTTGLSVAFDLPTQIGYDSSHDFADGEVGKAGVAIDTLRDIEILFDGIKLENITTSMTINSTASILLGMYIALAKKQGADLKKISGTIQNDLLKEYAARGTYIYPPKPSMRIITDIFEYCSKEVPKWNTISISGYHIREAGSTAVQELAFTLANGKSYLKAAIEKGLDINVFAKRLSFFFNAHNNLFEEVAKFRAARRMWAKITKELGATDERAMMLRFHTQTGGSTLTAQQPQNNIVRVTTQALSAVLGGTQSLHTNGYDEAIALPTEEAARIALRTQQIIAFESGAADTVDPLAGSYYVEALTDEVEAAAWEYINKIDAMGGSVEAIEEGYMQEEIAKSAYLYQSNIQNGSKIIVGQNKFEIAEKPLQDILTIDDSIRKVQIDKINKVKAERDSNKVNELLASLEAAAKSDTNLMPLILEACENYATLGEIADTMRKVFGEYKSN; encoded by the coding sequence ATGGAAGAAAAACAACGCAAGGATAAGTTTGTTACCGATTCGGGTTTAGAGATAAAAGCCTGTTACACAGCTGATGATTTAAGTTCAGCAAACAAAAAGGAGAAGGATTTGCCCGGTAAATTTCCGTTTACGCGAGGTGTTCAAGAAACTATGTATCGTTCAAAGCTATGGACCATGCGCCAGTATGCAGGTTTTAGTACTGCCGAAGAATCTAATAAACGCTATCATTATTTATTGAAAAACGGTACCACCGGTTTGAGTGTTGCATTTGATTTACCTACTCAAATAGGTTACGACAGTAGCCATGATTTTGCCGATGGGGAAGTTGGAAAGGCTGGGGTTGCCATTGATACACTAAGGGATATTGAAATCTTGTTTGACGGAATAAAGCTCGAAAACATTACTACTTCCATGACAATAAATTCAACAGCTTCCATTTTGTTGGGCATGTACATAGCTTTAGCAAAAAAGCAAGGAGCTGATTTGAAAAAAATATCGGGAACTATACAAAACGATCTACTAAAGGAATACGCTGCTCGTGGAACCTATATTTATCCTCCTAAGCCAAGCATGCGTATTATTACCGATATTTTTGAATATTGCAGTAAAGAAGTTCCCAAATGGAATACCATATCCATTAGCGGGTATCATATTCGAGAGGCGGGTTCAACCGCTGTGCAGGAATTGGCGTTTACTTTAGCAAATGGTAAGTCTTATTTAAAAGCTGCAATTGAAAAGGGATTAGATATTAATGTATTTGCTAAGCGTTTGAGTTTTTTCTTTAATGCTCATAATAATCTGTTTGAAGAGGTAGCAAAATTCCGAGCTGCACGACGCATGTGGGCTAAAATAACCAAAGAGTTGGGTGCTACTGATGAACGAGCTATGATGTTGCGCTTTCATACACAAACAGGGGGAAGCACGCTAACTGCTCAGCAACCACAAAATAATATTGTAAGAGTTACCACACAGGCATTGTCTGCTGTGTTAGGCGGTACTCAATCGTTGCATACTAATGGGTACGATGAAGCCATTGCATTGCCAACTGAAGAAGCTGCCCGAATTGCGCTGCGTACTCAACAAATTATTGCATTTGAAAGTGGGGCAGCCGATACGGTGGATCCATTGGCTGGTTCTTATTATGTTGAAGCGCTTACCGATGAGGTGGAAGCTGCAGCTTGGGAATACATAAATAAAATTGATGCCATGGGAGGCTCGGTAGAAGCTATTGAAGAAGGATACATGCAAGAAGAAATTGCGAAATCAGCGTATCTGTATCAAAGTAATATTCAAAATGGAAGTAAAATAATTGTAGGTCAAAATAAATTTGAAATTGCCGAAAAACCCTTACAAGACATATTAACCATTGACGATTCGATTCGAAAAGTACAGATTGATAAAATTAATAAGGTAAAAGCCGAACGCGATTCAAACAAAGTAAATGAATTGTTAGCTAGTTTAGAAGCAGCAGCAAAATCGGATACTAATCTGATGCCATTAATATTGGAGGCATGTGAAAATTATGCAACACTTGGCGAAATAGCAGATACAATGCGCAAAGTATTTGGAGAGTATAAATCCAATTAA